The Pedobacter roseus genome contains a region encoding:
- a CDS encoding DUF4397 domain-containing protein, translated as MKIYTYLSKSLILFISLTTIGLTSCKKSDDGEIAKGQAKVKMVNASLADVHQDVYLDDEKLTTVALAFGETSEYLKIPSGNRNVSYTGTNNTTTDTSLNFTPSITYTTFLVTNKKGELEIVSYEDNLSNTESTKAKIKLINLTPNFTTGINVMVQAGTQFVNGLLFKEASNYFTVDAGLNLKYNVVGSGSIKTINAASLEGGKIYTIWFSGTTAATLEAHIITDN; from the coding sequence ATGAAAATCTATACTTATCTCTCAAAATCTCTGATTTTATTTATTTCCTTAACTACAATTGGCTTAACATCCTGTAAAAAGAGTGATGATGGTGAAATAGCTAAAGGGCAGGCGAAGGTAAAAATGGTTAATGCATCCCTTGCTGATGTGCATCAGGATGTTTATCTGGATGATGAAAAACTCACTACGGTAGCTTTGGCTTTTGGCGAAACCAGCGAATACCTAAAAATACCTTCGGGCAACAGAAACGTTTCTTACACGGGTACCAACAATACCACTACAGATACCTCTTTAAATTTTACGCCATCCATTACTTATACTACTTTTCTGGTGACCAATAAAAAAGGCGAATTAGAAATTGTGAGTTATGAAGATAACCTCAGCAATACAGAAAGCACCAAAGCAAAAATAAAACTTATTAACCTTACGCCTAATTTTACCACTGGTATAAATGTGATGGTGCAGGCAGGAACTCAATTTGTAAATGGTTTGCTTTTTAAAGAGGCATCTAATTATTTTACTGTTGATGCAGGCTTGAATTTAAAATATAATGTAGTAGGCTCAGGGAGTATTAAAACCATCAACGCAGCCAGTTTAGAAGGTGGTAAAATATATACCATTTGGTTTAGTGGTACAACCGCTGCCACATTAGAAGCACATATTATCACTGATAATTAA
- a CDS encoding zinc dependent phospholipase C family protein has translation MKRLTILITLIIPLFLCTSWGFFAHQRINNLAVFTLPASMIGFYKKNVKYITEHAVDPDKRRYADTLEAPRHYLDVENYEKDIDSIPEKWNDALAKYGIKKLNTDGIVPWQIQRTYYSLVKAFKTRDSLKILKYSAELGHYIGDAHVPLHTTANHNGQLSNQVGIHAFWESRLPELFSTNYNFVVGKAIYIENPLKEAWKVLKHTHSLVDTVLRFEAELNASFPSKQKYSFSERNNTVLKQYSREYSKAYHDKMNNMVEKQMRAAILTIGSFWYSAWVDAGQPELKNLIKTEILPDEQKEEKETEKKYQNGVLIGREI, from the coding sequence ATGAAAAGATTAACGATTTTGATCACGTTAATCATCCCGCTATTTCTTTGTACCTCCTGGGGCTTCTTTGCACACCAAAGGATAAATAATCTTGCCGTTTTTACATTGCCAGCCAGTATGATCGGTTTCTACAAAAAGAATGTCAAATACATTACCGAACACGCTGTTGATCCCGATAAACGCAGGTATGCGGATACACTAGAAGCACCACGGCATTATTTAGATGTGGAGAACTACGAGAAAGATATTGATAGCATACCCGAAAAATGGAACGATGCTTTGGCTAAATATGGTATAAAAAAGCTAAATACAGATGGAATTGTTCCATGGCAAATCCAACGAACCTACTATAGCCTGGTTAAGGCTTTTAAAACCAGAGATTCCCTCAAAATTTTAAAATATTCTGCAGAACTGGGCCATTACATTGGCGATGCTCACGTGCCTCTGCACACCACCGCAAATCATAATGGTCAGCTAAGCAACCAGGTGGGCATTCATGCTTTTTGGGAAAGCCGATTGCCAGAACTGTTTTCTACTAATTACAATTTTGTTGTTGGCAAAGCCATTTATATCGAAAATCCACTAAAAGAAGCCTGGAAAGTGCTTAAACATACCCATAGTCTGGTTGATACCGTTTTAAGATTTGAAGCGGAATTAAATGCATCATTTCCTTCCAAACAAAAGTATAGTTTTTCAGAACGGAACAATACCGTGCTTAAACAATACTCCAGAGAATATTCGAAAGCCTATCACGATAAAATGAACAATATGGTAGAAAAACAGATGCGTGCCGCCATATTAACCATTGGCTCGTTCTGGTATTCGGCTTGGGTAGATGCCGGTCAGCCTGAACTAAAAAACCTGATTAAAACCGAAATATTGCCCGATGAGCAAAAGGAAGAAAAAGAAACCGAAAAGAAATACCAAAACGGTGTACTTATTGGCCGGGAGATTTAA
- a CDS encoding DUF4397 domain-containing protein → MIFSCIKNDNFIKGDAKIRYFQSAVTDTTQNFFLKGIQSGASTVYGSNSNYLVVAGDSSYTITSRNINTGVDVASTNYKFAIGANYSIYYTRKTTTSPPVLTVFQDNVKQSLDSVKLTFLNLGYTLGSKVIIQDDGKAFDTFNMQYGDRISHTIKLSKATRISFTLETPVSTQPSVNALDSLPTTTSKSIAISKGLVYTVLLDGTKKGELQMRLVSSN, encoded by the coding sequence ATGATTTTTTCTTGTATAAAGAATGATAATTTCATTAAAGGTGATGCGAAGATCAGGTATTTCCAATCTGCTGTAACTGATACAACCCAAAACTTTTTCCTGAAAGGTATCCAGTCGGGAGCTTCCACCGTTTATGGCTCTAACAGTAATTATCTTGTTGTTGCCGGAGACTCTAGCTATACCATTACATCCAGAAATATAAACACAGGAGTGGATGTAGCGAGCACAAATTATAAATTTGCTATTGGTGCCAATTATTCTATTTACTACACCCGAAAAACAACTACCAGTCCACCGGTATTAACTGTTTTTCAGGATAATGTAAAGCAGAGTCTAGACTCAGTAAAACTGACTTTCTTAAATCTTGGTTATACCCTGGGTTCAAAAGTAATTATTCAGGATGATGGAAAAGCTTTCGATACCTTTAACATGCAATATGGCGATAGAATAAGTCATACCATCAAGTTAAGTAAAGCAACGCGGATTTCTTTTACACTCGAAACCCCAGTTTCTACACAGCCCTCTGTGAATGCATTAGATTCGCTACCTACCACCACGTCAAAATCAATTGCAATCTCAAAAGGATTGGTTTATACTGTTTTGCTTGACGGTACAAAAAAAGGAGAACTTCAAATGCGTTTAGTTTCTTCCAACTAG
- a CDS encoding LLM class flavin-dependent oxidoreductase, with protein sequence MELGIGMFGDLQINAKGEIQPAQQRLQEIIEEIKLMDEVGLDFYGIGEHHRPDYAVSSPEIILAAAATVTKNIKLSSAVSVLSSSDPVKLYQNFATIDLISNGRAELMAGRGSFIESFPLFGYDLQDYDQLYEEKLDLLLKINATPKISWKGKFRPELNNQEVLPRAVNDNLKIWVAVGGTPESVERAGRLGLPVMFAIIGGQPIQFKPLFDYYKKVYQAYGHDMNKFEVGVHMHALFGENSNEVADYYYPLYSAQMNRIGRSRGWAPYQRNQFDAGRGDGGALIIGDANESVDKILAMEETFGLTRFSAHVDVGGPSHAALMKSIEIFGTKIAPKVREALKK encoded by the coding sequence ATGGAATTAGGTATCGGAATGTTTGGCGATCTGCAGATCAATGCAAAAGGCGAGATTCAACCCGCCCAACAACGGCTTCAGGAAATTATAGAAGAAATAAAACTCATGGACGAAGTGGGTTTGGATTTTTATGGAATCGGCGAACATCACCGTCCTGATTATGCCGTATCCAGTCCCGAAATTATATTGGCTGCCGCAGCAACAGTAACCAAAAACATTAAGTTAAGCAGTGCGGTTTCGGTTTTAAGTTCATCCGATCCGGTTAAACTTTATCAAAATTTCGCAACTATAGACCTTATTTCAAATGGCAGAGCCGAATTAATGGCCGGTCGAGGAAGTTTTATCGAATCGTTCCCCCTTTTTGGATACGACCTTCAGGATTACGATCAGCTTTACGAAGAAAAATTAGACCTGCTCCTTAAAATCAACGCAACGCCAAAAATCAGCTGGAAAGGTAAATTCAGACCGGAACTGAATAACCAGGAAGTGCTGCCAAGAGCGGTAAACGACAACTTAAAAATATGGGTTGCAGTTGGTGGAACGCCTGAATCGGTAGAACGTGCAGGCAGATTGGGTTTACCGGTTATGTTTGCCATCATTGGAGGTCAGCCCATACAATTTAAACCACTTTTCGATTATTATAAAAAGGTGTACCAGGCCTATGGGCATGATATGAACAAGTTCGAAGTTGGCGTACACATGCACGCTTTATTTGGCGAAAACAGTAACGAAGTTGCTGATTACTATTACCCGCTGTATTCGGCTCAGATGAACCGTATCGGTCGTTCACGTGGCTGGGCACCTTACCAACGCAATCAATTTGATGCAGGAAGAGGTGATGGCGGTGCTTTAATCATCGGCGATGCAAACGAATCAGTAGATAAAATTTTGGCGATGGAAGAAACTTTTGGTTTAACCCGTTTCTCAGCACATGTAGATGTTGGCGGACCATCTCACGCAGCTTTAATGAAATCGATAGAGATTTTCGGGACTAAAATTGCGCCGAAAGTTCGTGAGGCATTAAAAAAATAG
- the dnaN gene encoding DNA polymerase III subunit beta — translation MRFIVSTSTLLKHLQTVNGASSSSTVLPILENFLFEIKDGNLTISATDLQTSMTTALAVESKEEGKVAVPSKILLDTLKTLPDQPIAFNIDDSTFAIEISAGDGKYKLSGENGDDFPKIPVVENASSVNLPASVLTEAITKTIFAVSNDELRPAMTGVFCQLSPQHITFVATDAHKLVRYRRMDSKADKATSFILPKKALTLLKAALPSTDINVSVDYNATSAFFKFENINLVCRLIDERYPDYEAVIPTNNPNKLIIDRGLFLNTLRRVVIFANKTTHQVRLKISGSELNISSEDLDFANEAHERLSCQYDGEDLEIGFNARFLIEMLSNLSGDEVTLELSTPNRAGLLIPQTNDENEDVLMLVMPVMLNNSY, via the coding sequence ATGAGATTTATTGTATCCACATCAACTCTGTTAAAACACTTACAAACTGTAAATGGTGCCTCAAGCAGCAGTACGGTTTTGCCTATACTAGAAAATTTTCTTTTCGAAATTAAAGATGGAAACTTAACTATCTCTGCTACCGATCTGCAAACCAGTATGACAACTGCACTGGCTGTAGAATCAAAAGAAGAAGGTAAAGTGGCTGTTCCATCAAAAATTTTATTAGATACGCTTAAAACTTTACCAGATCAACCTATCGCATTTAATATTGATGACAGCACTTTTGCCATCGAGATTAGTGCCGGAGATGGTAAATATAAACTGAGTGGCGAAAATGGTGATGATTTTCCAAAAATTCCGGTTGTAGAAAATGCTTCTTCGGTAAATTTACCTGCCTCAGTTTTAACTGAAGCCATTACCAAAACCATTTTTGCGGTAAGTAATGACGAGCTTCGTCCGGCAATGACAGGTGTTTTCTGCCAGTTGTCTCCTCAGCACATTACTTTTGTAGCTACAGACGCTCACAAGTTGGTAAGATACCGCCGTATGGATAGCAAGGCAGATAAAGCAACTTCATTTATTCTTCCTAAAAAAGCTTTAACGCTTTTAAAGGCCGCATTGCCATCTACAGATATCAATGTATCAGTTGATTATAATGCAACAAGTGCTTTCTTTAAATTTGAAAACATCAATTTGGTGTGTCGTTTAATAGACGAGCGCTATCCAGATTATGAGGCAGTAATTCCAACAAACAACCCTAACAAATTAATTATTGATAGAGGATTGTTTTTAAATACACTTCGCAGGGTTGTAATTTTCGCCAATAAAACTACACATCAGGTAAGGTTAAAAATCAGCGGAAGCGAACTGAATATTTCTTCTGAAGATTTGGATTTCGCAAATGAAGCACACGAGCGTTTAAGCTGTCAATATGACGGTGAAGATCTTGAAATAGGCTTTAATGCACGTTTTTTAATTGAAATGTTAAGTAATTTAAGTGGTGATGAAGTTACCTTGGAACTTTCTACACCAAACAGGGCTGGTCTTTTAATCCCTCAAACCAACGATGAAAATGAAGATGTTTTAATGTTGGTAATGCCTGTGATGTTAAATAACAGCTATTAA
- a CDS encoding DUF4395 domain-containing protein, with protein MELSCPVSAERVNENVVRIIAFMVAVIAITCMVFSNYWAIVFLIFDFALRAFTTGKFSLLKLIGIRISNAFSIPPKMKDLAPKKFAATLGVVFCLLITATFLFNFYTLALILTFIMMVFALLESLFAICVGCYIYSFLQVFVKKNEA; from the coding sequence ATGGAATTGTCTTGCCCGGTATCAGCTGAAAGAGTAAATGAAAATGTAGTGAGGATTATCGCCTTTATGGTAGCAGTGATTGCAATTACCTGTATGGTATTTTCAAACTATTGGGCAATTGTTTTTTTGATATTTGATTTTGCATTAAGGGCATTTACAACAGGAAAATTTAGCCTGTTAAAATTGATAGGTATCAGAATTTCGAATGCATTTTCAATTCCGCCGAAAATGAAAGATTTGGCACCAAAAAAGTTCGCGGCAACCTTAGGCGTTGTGTTTTGCCTGTTGATTACCGCGACATTTTTATTTAATTTTTATACACTTGCGCTCATCTTAACCTTTATTATGATGGTTTTTGCGCTATTGGAGAGTTTATTTGCCATTTGTGTAGGTTGTTATATCTATTCTTTTTTACAGGTTTTTGTAAAGAAGAATGAGGCTTAA
- a CDS encoding DedA family protein, with protein MEILQQLLDFILHIDVHLAEIVNEYRTWTYLILFLIIFAETGFVVTPFLPGDSLLFAMGALIAGEHETGLNIWVMLLILIVAAILGNTVNYKLGSVLGAGVFKEKNKILKLKYYHQSHEFFEKHGGKAIMLSRFLPIFRTIAPFVAGIAKMPFGRFTYYNIIGGVTWIFALLIGGYLLGQIPVIKNNFELVIIFIAVVTFVPAVWAAIRSRLQPKKVEEIIENGDTKA; from the coding sequence TTGGAAATACTACAGCAGCTTTTAGATTTTATTCTCCACATTGATGTTCATTTAGCCGAAATTGTTAATGAATATCGTACCTGGACCTACCTTATTTTATTCCTGATAATTTTTGCCGAAACAGGTTTTGTAGTAACACCATTTTTGCCTGGCGATTCGTTGCTTTTTGCAATGGGTGCACTTATTGCAGGCGAACATGAAACCGGTTTAAACATCTGGGTGATGTTGCTTATTTTAATTGTTGCGGCTATTTTGGGTAATACCGTGAACTATAAGTTGGGAAGTGTACTAGGCGCCGGTGTGTTTAAAGAGAAAAACAAGATTTTAAAGCTTAAGTACTACCACCAATCGCACGAATTTTTCGAAAAACATGGTGGTAAAGCCATTATGTTGAGTCGCTTTTTGCCGATTTTCAGAACGATTGCACCTTTTGTTGCCGGTATCGCTAAAATGCCTTTCGGTCGTTTTACCTATTATAATATTATTGGCGGTGTAACCTGGATCTTCGCTTTATTAATTGGCGGTTATCTGTTAGGACAGATTCCGGTAATCAAAAATAATTTCGAACTGGTAATCATTTTTATTGCCGTAGTTACTTTTGTTCCTGCTGTATGGGCGGCAATTAGGAGCCGCTTACAACCTAAAAAGGTTGAAGAAATTATTGAGAACGGAGATACAAAGGCATAA